A single Deinococcus betulae DNA region contains:
- a CDS encoding IclR family transcriptional regulator — protein sequence MPRTLRTVDSAVALLELFDADHTEWRLSDLARHLGQPTSTVHEALGTLAASGLLTRVGRGRYQLGWRLLKLSSALYGSLPWYAPAHAAMERVARATHLLAFLCVQDGSRVLCIARSVQGRDGPPVAGELDFELPGHATASGKLLLALSRQPLPSPALPFTPQTVQTPATWAAQAAVIRAAGYAQTADEWAPGTASLAVPVRGAHGGVLCALGVSLPTSRLQGRETLLRTLCAAAEEVSWALGFRPRLAAGSGPGLGAAAGPAETPERGHTPDP from the coding sequence GTGCCGCGAACCCTCCGCACCGTGGACAGCGCCGTGGCGCTGCTGGAGCTGTTTGACGCCGACCACACCGAATGGCGCCTGAGCGACCTGGCCCGGCATCTGGGCCAGCCCACCTCCACCGTTCACGAAGCGCTGGGCACCCTGGCCGCCAGCGGCCTGCTGACGCGCGTGGGGCGGGGGCGCTACCAGCTGGGATGGCGGCTCCTCAAGCTGTCCAGCGCCCTATACGGCAGTCTGCCCTGGTACGCACCGGCCCACGCGGCTATGGAGCGGGTGGCGCGGGCGACACATCTGCTGGCCTTTTTGTGTGTGCAAGACGGCAGCCGCGTGCTGTGCATCGCGCGCAGTGTGCAGGGCCGTGACGGCCCCCCCGTGGCCGGCGAACTGGACTTTGAACTCCCAGGCCACGCTACGGCCAGCGGCAAACTCCTACTGGCCCTCAGCCGCCAGCCTTTGCCGTCACCAGCCTTGCCTTTCACCCCTCAGACGGTCCAGACCCCGGCCACCTGGGCCGCGCAGGCCGCCGTCATCCGGGCGGCCGGATACGCCCAGACCGCCGATGAGTGGGCGCCGGGCACCGCCAGTCTGGCCGTGCCCGTGCGCGGCGCCCACGGCGGAGTGCTGTGTGCGCTGGGCGTCAGCCTGCCCACCAGCCGACTTCAGGGACGTGAAACCCTGCTGCGGACCCTGTGCGCCGCCGCCGAGGAGGTCAGCTGGGCACTGGGCTTTCGGCCCCGGCTGGCAGCAGGCTCTGGGCCTGGGCTGGGGGCAGCGGCCGGGCCAGCAGAAACCCCTGAACGTGGTCACACCCCAGACCCGTAA
- a CDS encoding EAL domain-containing protein, which produces MPTSTAHVLPAPSLRDQLRAMEDGMYRRPEAARAELVRLLGEAQQASDPWAQAFALVLLSGCAFYLGEPRETIRLASEGLMWARSAQAPEVECRLMNGLALAHHRLGEYDRAFDYFLQTLRLAQQMGDDANRFRALNNLASLYTDTGNLQQALESLEEALGIAQQLTPPFLGAAMTYMIDVRTQLGEYETVLALAEEHMPLIRAHCPPRWQGTIQRNVVRALLALGRPHEALAAAQVGLEEARRQQDHENICEMKLAVGNAFLHLGQLAEARPLLERGLTLSRAKGSRPLETEALRLLAELHERLGDHEVALGYTRAHFDLERQIHAREVESRSQLLTAQIRLELLQREAEIERLRNVELAQANTALQETQQVLLHRATHDPLTGVANRAHFGHSTQQALDSLQGGEHLGLIFIDLDKFKQVNDTLGHHAGDQLLQEVARRLRSVVRATDLVGRIGGDEFTVLLRRVSAVPDARAVAAKLLGVLAEPFRIAGQMVQITASVGCAVAPTDGQDAEALQQHADLAMYRVKHTGGNQVLHFEAEMGEPAERRQLERDLRGAHERGELRLHYQGRFALHGVTPSGPGLVGFEALIRWEHPERGLVPPVVFIPMAEDSRAILPIGAWVLREACTQAVRWQFAERGLAMSVNVSPMQFEQPSFVQDVQAALEAAGLRPEALVLELTESLVMRDLALAQNHIQDLKALGVQIAIDDFGTGYSSLSVLQALPFDQLKIDRSFTSHLTTSASQRVTALLTAMIQLAHSLEMTVTVEGVEDETQRRLLTGLGCDHVQGFLLARPLPPAQAQSLLPAGAESPVPS; this is translated from the coding sequence ATGCCGACTTCAACTGCCCACGTCCTGCCTGCTCCAAGCCTGCGCGACCAGCTGCGGGCCATGGAAGACGGCATGTACCGCCGGCCAGAAGCCGCCCGCGCCGAGCTGGTCAGGCTGCTGGGTGAGGCGCAGCAGGCCAGTGACCCCTGGGCGCAGGCGTTTGCGCTGGTGCTGCTCAGCGGCTGCGCCTTTTATCTGGGTGAGCCGCGCGAGACCATCCGCCTGGCCTCGGAAGGCCTGATGTGGGCGCGCAGTGCCCAGGCCCCCGAGGTCGAATGCCGCCTGATGAACGGCCTGGCCCTGGCGCATCACCGGCTGGGCGAGTACGACCGCGCGTTTGACTATTTTCTTCAGACCCTGCGCCTGGCCCAGCAGATGGGCGACGACGCCAACCGGTTCCGGGCGCTGAACAACCTGGCCAGCCTGTACACCGACACCGGCAACCTGCAGCAGGCGCTGGAATCTCTGGAAGAGGCCCTGGGCATTGCCCAGCAGCTGACGCCGCCCTTTCTGGGGGCCGCCATGACCTACATGATTGATGTGCGCACCCAGCTGGGGGAATACGAGACGGTGCTGGCGCTGGCCGAGGAACACATGCCCCTCATTCGCGCCCACTGTCCGCCGCGCTGGCAGGGCACGATTCAGCGCAACGTCGTGCGGGCGCTGCTGGCCCTGGGCCGGCCCCATGAGGCGCTGGCCGCGGCGCAGGTGGGCCTGGAAGAGGCCCGGCGCCAGCAGGACCACGAGAACATCTGCGAGATGAAGCTGGCGGTAGGCAATGCCTTCTTGCACCTGGGGCAACTGGCCGAAGCCCGGCCGCTGCTGGAACGCGGCCTGACCCTCAGCCGCGCCAAGGGCAGCCGCCCGCTGGAAACCGAGGCCCTGCGCCTGCTGGCCGAACTTCACGAGCGTCTGGGCGACCACGAGGTGGCCCTGGGGTACACGCGGGCCCACTTTGACCTGGAACGTCAGATTCATGCGCGCGAGGTCGAGAGCCGCTCTCAGCTGCTCACCGCCCAGATTCGCCTGGAACTGCTGCAGCGGGAAGCCGAAATCGAGCGGCTGCGCAACGTGGAACTGGCCCAGGCCAACACGGCCCTGCAAGAAACCCAGCAGGTGCTGCTGCACCGCGCCACCCACGACCCCCTGACCGGCGTAGCCAACCGCGCCCACTTTGGACACAGCACCCAGCAGGCGCTCGATTCGCTGCAGGGCGGCGAACATCTGGGCCTGATTTTTATTGACCTGGACAAGTTCAAGCAGGTGAATGACACGCTGGGCCACCACGCGGGCGACCAGCTGCTGCAGGAGGTGGCCCGGCGTCTAAGAAGCGTGGTGCGGGCTACTGACCTCGTGGGGCGCATCGGCGGCGACGAATTTACGGTGCTGCTGCGCCGGGTCTCGGCGGTGCCCGACGCCCGCGCGGTGGCAGCCAAGCTGCTGGGGGTGCTGGCCGAGCCCTTCCGGATTGCTGGCCAGATGGTGCAAATTACCGCCTCGGTGGGCTGCGCGGTGGCCCCCACCGATGGCCAGGACGCCGAGGCCCTTCAGCAGCACGCCGACCTGGCCATGTACCGGGTCAAGCACACGGGCGGCAATCAGGTGCTGCACTTTGAAGCCGAGATGGGTGAGCCCGCCGAGCGCCGCCAGCTGGAGCGCGACCTGCGCGGCGCCCACGAGCGCGGCGAGCTGCGCCTGCACTACCAGGGCCGCTTTGCCCTGCATGGCGTGACCCCCAGCGGCCCCGGCCTGGTGGGCTTTGAGGCCCTGATCCGCTGGGAACACCCCGAGCGCGGCCTGGTGCCCCCTGTGGTCTTTATTCCGATGGCCGAGGACTCGCGCGCCATCTTGCCTATCGGGGCGTGGGTGCTGCGCGAGGCCTGCACCCAGGCGGTCCGCTGGCAGTTTGCCGAGCGGGGTCTGGCGATGTCGGTCAATGTGTCGCCCATGCAGTTCGAGCAGCCTTCCTTTGTTCAGGACGTGCAGGCCGCGCTGGAAGCGGCGGGGCTGCGGCCCGAGGCGCTGGTGCTGGAACTGACCGAAAGCCTGGTGATGCGCGACCTGGCGCTGGCCCAGAACCATATTCAGGACCTCAAGGCCCTGGGCGTGCAGATTGCCATTGACGACTTTGGCACCGGGTATTCCAGCCTCAGCGTGTTGCAGGCGCTCCCCTTTGATCAGCTCAAGATTGACCGCTCGTTTACCAGTCACCTGACCACCTCGGCCAGCCAGCGCGTCACGGCCCTGCTGACCGCCATGATTCAGCTGGCCCACAGCCTGGAGATGACCGTGACCGTCGAGGGCGTCGAGGACGAGACCCAGCGCCGCCTGCTTACGGGTCTGGGGTGTGACCACGTTCAGGGGTTTCTGCTGGCCCGGCCGCTGCCCCCAGCCCAGGCCCAGAGCCTGCTGCCAGCCGGGGCCGAAAGCCCAGTGCCCAGCTGA
- the sdaAB gene encoding L-serine ammonia-lyase, iron-sulfur-dependent subunit beta, giving the protein MSLLDMIGPVMIGPSSSHTAGACRLGLVAHHLLGEAPRQAQIGLHASFAKTGRGHGTHLALIAGLLGERPDDERLPHAFEDAQAAGFAFEFQDTDLGDVHPNTARLNVRGDTQEVTVQGSSTGGGVIQVTQVQGLGVNFSGASPTVLLRYTDAVGMIARIASTVAADGVNIATLTCTRQTRGGQALLAIELDQGLSPEALAFLGRWPDVNWVRMLPKLMDG; this is encoded by the coding sequence ATGTCCCTTCTTGACATGATTGGCCCCGTCATGATTGGGCCGAGCAGCAGCCACACAGCGGGCGCCTGCCGCCTGGGCCTGGTCGCGCACCACCTGCTGGGTGAGGCGCCCCGCCAGGCGCAGATTGGCCTGCACGCCTCCTTTGCCAAAACTGGGCGCGGCCACGGCACCCACCTGGCCCTGATTGCCGGGCTGCTGGGTGAGCGGCCCGATGACGAGCGCCTGCCACACGCCTTTGAAGACGCCCAGGCGGCGGGCTTTGCCTTCGAGTTTCAGGACACCGACCTGGGCGACGTTCACCCCAACACGGCCCGGCTGAACGTGCGCGGCGACACGCAGGAAGTCACCGTGCAGGGCAGCTCGACGGGCGGCGGCGTGATCCAGGTGACGCAGGTACAAGGACTGGGTGTCAATTTCAGTGGCGCCAGCCCCACCGTGCTGCTGCGCTACACCGACGCGGTGGGCATGATTGCCCGCATTGCCAGCACGGTCGCTGCTGATGGTGTGAACATCGCTACGCTGACCTGCACCCGCCAGACGCGCGGCGGTCAGGCGCTACTGGCCATTGAACTGGATCAGGGTCTAAGCCCTGAGGCTCTGGCTTTTCTGGGCCGCTGGCCCGATGTCAACTGGGTGCGGATGCTGCCCAAGCTGATGGACGGCTAG
- a CDS encoding lycopene cyclase family protein — MPTSLHTDALVIGGGPAALALSAELGRQDLTVRVVAPHPPRAFPATYGAWWADLPPWAQACAAQVWSDVRVYTGPQPTPLLRPYALLDNAALLRAMQARGGAPLWTAGQVRAAEQTPTGWRVAGQSGETWTARVVIDASGHQPALRPAQHPGGAALQTAYGVTARFDRPPSAPGAVVWMDYRTPHGQHPEPTFLYAMHLGGDRYFVEETSLVARPAPTRAWLRSRLHARLAAQGTPAREVLAEEWVAFPMNAAVPPPAGPLAYGAAAGMVHPISGFQVAGALRDAPGVAAAVAGTLRAGTDPAAAGWAALWPPERRAARSTHLLGVQALLNLPPGALPTFFGTFFALPPAQWQAFLDPHTPAGPLARTMLRLFAQFPNLVRLPLARAALAHPATSLESLAAALKPEPSVTPA, encoded by the coding sequence GTGCCCACGTCCCTCCATACCGACGCCTTGGTGATTGGCGGCGGCCCGGCGGCCCTCGCCCTGAGTGCCGAACTGGGCCGGCAGGACCTGACGGTGCGCGTGGTCGCCCCGCACCCGCCGCGCGCCTTTCCGGCCACCTACGGTGCGTGGTGGGCTGACCTGCCGCCCTGGGCGCAGGCCTGCGCCGCCCAGGTTTGGAGCGACGTGCGCGTGTACACCGGCCCCCAGCCGACGCCGCTGCTGCGGCCCTACGCCCTGCTGGACAACGCGGCGCTGCTGCGGGCCATGCAGGCGCGCGGCGGAGCGCCCCTCTGGACTGCTGGCCAGGTGCGCGCCGCCGAGCAGACCCCAACCGGCTGGCGGGTGGCCGGCCAGAGCGGCGAGACGTGGACCGCGCGGGTAGTGATTGACGCCAGCGGCCACCAGCCGGCGCTGCGGCCCGCCCAGCACCCCGGCGGGGCGGCGCTGCAAACGGCCTACGGGGTCACCGCCCGGTTTGACCGTCCCCCCAGTGCGCCCGGCGCGGTGGTCTGGATGGACTACCGCACGCCCCACGGCCAGCACCCCGAGCCGACCTTTCTGTACGCCATGCACCTGGGGGGCGACCGCTACTTTGTAGAGGAAACCAGTCTGGTGGCCCGCCCGGCGCCCACCCGCGCCTGGCTGCGCAGCCGGCTGCATGCCCGCCTGGCGGCGCAGGGCACCCCGGCGCGCGAGGTGCTGGCCGAGGAATGGGTGGCCTTTCCCATGAATGCGGCCGTGCCCCCGCCTGCGGGGCCGCTGGCCTACGGCGCGGCGGCCGGCATGGTGCATCCCATCAGCGGCTTTCAGGTGGCGGGGGCGCTGCGGGACGCGCCAGGGGTCGCGGCGGCGGTGGCGGGGACGCTGCGGGCCGGCACCGACCCGGCGGCGGCCGGCTGGGCGGCCCTGTGGCCCCCCGAACGCCGCGCGGCGCGGAGCACGCATCTGTTGGGGGTGCAGGCCCTGCTGAACCTGCCGCCCGGCGCGCTCCCCACCTTTTTCGGAACCTTCTTTGCGCTGCCGCCTGCGCAGTGGCAGGCTTTTCTGGACCCACACACGCCAGCCGGGCCGCTGGCGCGCACTATGCTGCGCCTCTTTGCCCAGTTTCCCAATCTTGTGCGCCTGCCACTGGCCCGCGCGGCACTGGCCCACCCGGCCACCAGCCTAGAGTCGCTGGCGGCTGCCCTGAAACCAGAACCCAGCGTGACCCCGGCCTGA
- a CDS encoding alpha/beta hydrolase — MSRPLLLRMWPAALVVAAGLTLAACSPQNLQGTLNRSVSVAGLTVTQNVRYSADTRGVFDVYAPQDAQNAPVVLFIHGGSWEGGDKEGHKFVGESLARAGYVTAVMNYRLAPNNRYPTYIQDAAQALKVLRDQAKTYGGHPDNLFVMGHSAGGFNAVEAVDNERWLREVGVPVSAVRGVIGVAGPYSYDFRQFASARAFPEGALPDDVMPDRHVRPDAPPHLLLVAENDTTVYPQNAVNMEAALKRAGAQVTRTVLPRVNHITVIAAMARPLTFLGGTRQAVLDFIEARHLK; from the coding sequence ATGAGTCGCCCTTTGCTCCTTCGCATGTGGCCGGCCGCCCTGGTTGTGGCGGCCGGTCTGACCCTGGCCGCCTGCTCACCCCAGAACCTGCAAGGCACCCTGAACCGCTCGGTGTCGGTCGCGGGCCTGACCGTCACCCAAAATGTGCGCTACAGCGCCGATACACGCGGCGTCTTTGATGTTTATGCGCCGCAGGACGCCCAGAATGCGCCCGTCGTGCTGTTTATCCACGGCGGGTCGTGGGAAGGCGGCGACAAGGAAGGGCACAAGTTTGTGGGCGAGTCGCTGGCGCGCGCCGGCTATGTCACGGCCGTCATGAATTACCGCCTGGCGCCGAACAACCGCTATCCCACCTACATTCAGGACGCCGCCCAGGCGCTGAAGGTGCTGCGCGACCAGGCCAAGACCTACGGCGGACACCCGGACAACCTGTTCGTGATGGGCCACTCGGCCGGGGGCTTCAATGCGGTGGAGGCTGTGGACAATGAACGCTGGCTACGAGAGGTTGGCGTGCCGGTGTCGGCGGTGCGCGGCGTGATTGGCGTGGCGGGGCCGTACAGCTACGACTTCCGCCAGTTCGCCAGCGCCCGCGCCTTTCCCGAAGGGGCTCTGCCCGACGACGTGATGCCTGACCGCCATGTCCGCCCGGACGCCCCGCCTCACCTGCTGCTGGTGGCCGAAAACGACACGACTGTCTACCCGCAAAACGCTGTGAACATGGAAGCGGCACTCAAGCGTGCGGGCGCCCAGGTGACGCGCACGGTGCTGCCGCGCGTCAATCACATCACGGTCATTGCGGCGATGGCCCGGCCCCTGACGTTTCTGGGCGGCACCCGCCAGGCCGTGCTGGACTTTATCGAGGCGCGGCACCTGAAATAA
- a CDS encoding inorganic diphosphatase codes for MKVWRGVVEWTAGTRERLVWRGAGLEPLRTEARPAPVNYGCLPGTLNPADGAEVDAVWLGAPRPAGQEVVAAPTGLLHLTDGDHKVIFGEGGSAADLQTLLAWFLPDRGAQVLDAGEAQAWLAQVADPAALTAR; via the coding sequence GTGAAGGTGTGGCGCGGCGTCGTGGAGTGGACAGCGGGCACCCGCGAGCGCCTGGTCTGGCGCGGGGCCGGGCTGGAGCCGCTGCGCACCGAGGCGCGCCCTGCGCCGGTCAATTACGGCTGCCTGCCAGGCACCCTCAACCCTGCCGACGGGGCCGAGGTGGACGCCGTGTGGCTGGGCGCGCCCCGGCCAGCCGGGCAGGAGGTCGTGGCGGCGCCCACAGGTCTCCTGCACCTAACCGACGGCGACCACAAGGTCATTTTTGGGGAGGGAGGCAGCGCCGCAGACCTTCAAACGCTGCTGGCCTGGTTTCTGCCAGACCGCGGCGCGCAGGTGCTGGATGCCGGCGAGGCGCAGGCGTGGCTGGCGCAGGTGGCTGACCCGGCCGCCCTCACGGCGCGGTAG
- a CDS encoding response regulator has protein sequence MNPPAQSRVRVLLVEDDLRVARVNRDLLERDPDVHVVGSAATCAQGDALAQALQPDLILLDVHLPDGSGLGLLRHWRTQGRTTDVALITAADDEASVRLALAHGAFDYLIKPFTGARLNDLLARHRARRLGAAAGRARLDQGRLDRLLGVGHPAPAPLPRGIDPHTLERVAGALHATPVPVTAEEVGELVGLSRVTAWRYLEHLVRSGQAVLEHQYGHAGRPVKLYRVAGPGEAQQAE, from the coding sequence ATGAATCCGCCGGCCCAGAGCCGGGTGCGGGTGCTGCTGGTCGAGGATGACCTGCGCGTGGCCCGCGTCAACCGCGACCTGCTGGAACGCGACCCCGACGTGCATGTGGTGGGCAGCGCTGCCACCTGTGCCCAGGGCGACGCGCTGGCCCAGGCCCTCCAGCCCGACCTGATCCTGCTCGACGTGCATCTGCCCGACGGCAGCGGGCTGGGGCTGCTGCGTCACTGGCGCACCCAGGGCCGCACCACCGATGTCGCCCTGATTACCGCCGCCGACGACGAAGCCAGCGTGCGCCTGGCCCTGGCGCACGGGGCGTTCGATTACCTGATCAAGCCGTTTACAGGTGCGCGCCTGAATGACCTCTTGGCCCGGCACCGCGCGCGCCGTCTGGGGGCGGCGGCAGGCCGGGCCCGGCTGGATCAGGGGCGCCTGGACCGCCTGCTGGGGGTGGGCCACCCCGCGCCGGCGCCGCTGCCGCGCGGCATTGACCCTCATACCCTGGAGCGGGTCGCGGGCGCCCTTCACGCCACACCTGTCCCGGTTACGGCTGAAGAGGTGGGCGAACTCGTCGGCCTCAGTCGTGTCACCGCCTGGCGCTACCTGGAACATCTGGTGCGCAGCGGGCAGGCAGTGCTGGAACACCAGTACGGCCACGCTGGCCGTCCGGTGAAGCTCTACCGCGTGGCAGGACCGGGTGAGGCCCAGCAGGCAGAGTGA
- a CDS encoding ATP-binding protein, whose amino-acid sequence MPRSLWSTLARRSTLQGRLVRLHLLVLCGLTALLVVIQTAQLYSAARERLGERALTASRLVARLPLVVQGAAAGTPNAALNNQVNVLRDEAGADFIVVGNRAGLRLAHPLPERLGQPMEGGDNAEPFAGREVVSVARGSLGLSVRGKVPVWRGGVPGSEVVGVVSTGYLMPQVWYLVGHALVSLLPWFVLALALGTVGAVWAARRLRTEILNLEPEQIAALAQQQRAVLAALREGVLAADGRGQVTLTSERAAVLLGGQVAPAPLAALWPELAQVTAGRPTERAQNLELTLRGQPVLVNLEPLEGGGFVAGFRDRAEALALAEELTHARGFVDVLRAQTHEYQNRLHVLSGLLQLGRGEEALRVLNAEIHADAQFRQLLRDVQVPRLVALLAGKRERAQELGIDFAVAEGSALSAVWERHADTLVSAVGNFTENAFEALGGQPGQVTVLIGEDPDGMQLEVEDSGPGVAPALTGTLYAQGVSSKGEGRGYGLHGVMTRVAALGGAVRHTRRGGHTVFQLSLPFPAGRLRGPA is encoded by the coding sequence ATGCCGCGTTCCCTCTGGTCCACGCTGGCCCGCCGGTCCACCTTGCAAGGGCGCCTGGTGCGGCTGCATCTGCTGGTGCTGTGCGGGCTCACGGCGCTGCTGGTGGTTATCCAGACCGCACAGCTGTACAGCGCCGCCCGCGAGCGGCTGGGCGAGCGCGCCCTGACGGCCAGCCGCTTGGTGGCTCGGCTCCCGCTGGTAGTACAGGGCGCAGCAGCGGGTACGCCCAACGCCGCCCTGAATAACCAAGTCAATGTGCTGCGCGACGAAGCTGGGGCCGACTTTATCGTGGTGGGCAACCGCGCGGGCCTGCGGCTGGCCCACCCTCTGCCCGAACGGCTGGGCCAGCCGATGGAAGGCGGCGACAACGCCGAACCCTTTGCCGGACGTGAGGTGGTCAGTGTGGCGCGCGGCAGTCTGGGCCTGAGTGTGCGCGGCAAGGTGCCGGTATGGCGCGGCGGCGTGCCGGGGAGCGAGGTGGTGGGGGTGGTGAGCACCGGCTACCTAATGCCGCAGGTGTGGTACCTGGTGGGCCACGCGCTGGTCAGCTTGCTGCCGTGGTTCGTGCTGGCGCTGGCCCTGGGGACGGTGGGGGCGGTGTGGGCGGCGCGGCGACTGCGCACCGAGATTTTAAATCTGGAACCCGAACAGATCGCGGCGCTGGCCCAGCAGCAGCGCGCGGTGCTGGCGGCGCTGCGCGAAGGCGTGCTGGCGGCTGATGGGCGCGGTCAGGTTACGCTGACCAGCGAGCGGGCGGCGGTGCTGCTGGGTGGCCAGGTGGCCCCCGCACCGTTGGCGGCGCTGTGGCCCGAACTGGCGCAGGTGACGGCCGGGCGCCCCACCGAACGCGCTCAGAACCTGGAGCTGACCCTGCGCGGCCAGCCGGTCTTGGTCAATCTGGAGCCGCTGGAGGGCGGCGGCTTTGTGGCCGGCTTTCGGGACCGCGCCGAGGCCCTGGCCCTGGCCGAAGAACTGACCCACGCACGCGGGTTCGTGGATGTGCTGCGCGCCCAGACCCATGAGTACCAGAACCGCCTGCATGTGCTCTCAGGATTGTTGCAACTGGGCCGGGGCGAGGAAGCCCTGCGTGTCCTGAACGCTGAAATTCACGCGGACGCTCAGTTTCGCCAGCTGCTGCGCGACGTGCAGGTGCCGCGTCTGGTGGCCCTGCTGGCGGGCAAGCGGGAGCGGGCGCAGGAACTGGGCATTGACTTTGCAGTCGCCGAGGGCAGCGCCCTGAGCGCGGTCTGGGAGCGTCACGCTGACACCTTGGTCAGCGCAGTGGGCAACTTCACCGAAAATGCCTTTGAGGCCCTGGGCGGGCAGCCGGGCCAGGTCACGGTCCTGATTGGCGAGGACCCGGACGGCATGCAGCTAGAGGTGGAAGACAGTGGCCCTGGGGTGGCCCCGGCCCTGACGGGCACGCTGTACGCTCAGGGTGTGAGCAGCAAGGGCGAGGGCCGCGGCTACGGTCTGCACGGCGTTATGACGCGGGTGGCGGCGCTGGGCGGCGCGGTGCGGCATACGCGGCGGGGTGGGCACACCGTCTTTCAACTCAGCTTGCCGTTTCCGGCCGGGCGGCTGCGGGGGCCCGCATGA
- a CDS encoding Bug family tripartite tricarboxylate transporter substrate binding protein, whose product MSIHRTVLALSALLTAAAPVTAQGVSNLRIMAPAAPGGGWDQTSRALQTVMQNEGIAKPVQVFNVPGAGGTIGLAQLYNSKGDGGLLMTMGLVMVGAIQTNSSKVDLSRVTPIARLTGEYEVIVVPASSPYKTLSDLANAWKATPTLAFAGGSAGGTDHMLVGLFAKAAGVDTKKMNYVPFSGGGETLAAVLGNQVAAGVAGYGEFEAQIKAGRLRALGISAPKAQAGIPVPTMKAQGFNIDLANWRGIVAPPGLTGSEKAALVSAMDKLHASKEWKDTLKSRNWTDLYMSGSKFDVFLKLEASRTRELLKDIGLVK is encoded by the coding sequence ATGTCTATTCACCGCACTGTCCTTGCCCTGTCGGCCCTGCTGACCGCCGCCGCTCCTGTGACCGCCCAGGGGGTCAGTAACCTCCGCATCATGGCCCCGGCGGCCCCCGGCGGCGGCTGGGACCAGACCAGCCGCGCCCTGCAAACCGTGATGCAAAACGAGGGCATCGCCAAGCCCGTGCAGGTGTTTAACGTGCCCGGCGCCGGCGGCACCATCGGCCTGGCGCAGCTGTACAACAGCAAGGGGGACGGCGGGCTCCTGATGACCATGGGCCTGGTGATGGTGGGCGCCATTCAGACCAACAGCTCGAAAGTGGACCTGAGCCGCGTGACCCCCATCGCCCGCCTGACCGGCGAATACGAGGTCATCGTGGTGCCGGCCAGCAGCCCCTACAAGACGCTAAGCGACCTGGCCAACGCCTGGAAAGCCACCCCCACCCTGGCCTTTGCCGGCGGCAGCGCGGGCGGCACCGACCACATGCTGGTGGGCCTGTTTGCCAAGGCAGCGGGCGTAGACACCAAGAAGATGAATTACGTGCCGTTTAGCGGCGGCGGCGAAACCCTGGCGGCGGTGCTGGGCAATCAGGTGGCGGCGGGCGTGGCCGGCTACGGCGAATTCGAGGCGCAGATCAAGGCGGGCCGCCTGCGCGCCCTGGGCATCAGTGCGCCCAAGGCCCAGGCCGGCATTCCGGTGCCCACCATGAAGGCCCAGGGCTTCAATATTGATCTGGCCAACTGGCGCGGCATCGTGGCCCCCCCCGGCCTGACAGGCAGCGAGAAGGCGGCGCTGGTGTCGGCAATGGACAAGCTGCACGCCAGCAAGGAATGGAAAGACACCCTGAAAAGCCGCAACTGGACGGACCTGTACATGAGCGGCAGCAAGTTCGATGTGTTCCTGAAGCTGGAAGCCAGCCGCACCCGTGAACTGCTGAAAGATATCGGCCTGGTCAAGTAA
- a CDS encoding tripartite tricarboxylate transporter TctB family protein, giving the protein MTDLPPPSPARVTPSVPDLLVALGVLLLGGLLLWGTLQIPFGINAVIGPRAFPLIVSVGLLGLGTALLVAVLRGHRAEPAAEEDTDPDAPVDLRQPALILGGFVLGALVLQPLGFVLGTALMYVSVGAAFGERRWPLLVGVGLAVALVTYVVFTRGLGLTLPPGVLRGVL; this is encoded by the coding sequence ATGACCGATCTGCCTCCGCCTTCTCCGGCCCGCGTGACCCCCAGCGTGCCCGACTTGCTGGTAGCCCTGGGCGTGCTGCTGCTGGGCGGGCTGCTCCTGTGGGGCACCCTCCAGATTCCGTTTGGCATCAACGCCGTGATTGGGCCGCGCGCCTTTCCCTTGATTGTCAGCGTGGGGCTGTTGGGCCTGGGCACCGCCCTCTTGGTCGCCGTGCTGCGCGGCCACCGCGCCGAACCTGCCGCCGAGGAAGACACCGACCCGGACGCTCCGGTGGACCTGCGCCAGCCCGCCCTGATTCTGGGCGGCTTCGTGCTGGGGGCCTTGGTGCTGCAGCCCCTGGGCTTCGTGCTGGGCACGGCGCTGATGTACGTCAGCGTGGGGGCCGCGTTCGGCGAGCGCCGCTGGCCGCTGCTGGTCGGCGTAGGGCTGGCTGTGGCGCTGGTGACCTACGTGGTCTTTACCCGTGGCCTGGGCCTGACCCTGCCGCCTGGGGTCCTGCGGGGGGTGCTGTAA